Proteins encoded by one window of Polyodon spathula isolate WHYD16114869_AA chromosome 16, ASM1765450v1, whole genome shotgun sequence:
- the LOC121328247 gene encoding choline dehydrogenase, mitochondrial-like, translating into MSYYSRVVFSTLHAGAVGRFSKVKPTQVLQSFPATLHKRECPRFSTSAAAAANAEKALSFNYVIVGAGSAGCVLANRLSENPDDSVLLLEAGPKDMLFNSKRLSWKIHMPAALIYNLCNDKYNWYYHTTAQKHMNKRVMYWPRGRVWGGSSSLNAMVYIRGHAEDYNRWHNEGATGWDYEHCLPYFKKAQAHELGPNQYRGGSGPLHVSRGKTDHPLHHAFIEAGQQAGYPFTDDMNGFQQEGFGWMDITVHKGQRWSSASAYLRPALTRPNLKTAVKTLTTRILFEGTKAVGVEYMQKGQKKKVYANKEVIVSGGSINSPQLLMLSGIGNADDLKNLEIPVVSHLPGVGQNLQDHLELYVQQQCTQPITLYRAQQPFLMVKIGLEWLGRFTGYGATSHLESGGFIKGHPGVTHPDIQFHFLPSQVIDHGRVNPKIEAYQVHVGPMRSASRGWLKLKSANPQDHPIIEPNYLSTDIDVWEFRQCVKLSREIFAQKAFDKFRGQEVQPGVNVQTDKEIDAFVREKADSAYHPSCTCKMGQPSDPMAVVDPEARVMGVENLRVVDASIMPSVVSGNLNAPTIMIAEKAADAIKGLPSLHEKNVPVYRAKTQQ; encoded by the exons ATGTCTTACTATTCCAGAGTAGTGTTTTCCACACTCCACGCAGGTGCTGTCGGCAGGTTCTCAAAAGTGAAGCCAACCCAAGTTTTGCAAAGTTTTCCTGCCACATTGCACAAGCGAGAATGCCCAAGGTTCAgtacatcagcagcagcagcagccaatGCTGAAAAGGCCCTGTCTTTTAACTATGTGATTGTGGGAGCTGGATCCGCGGGGTGCGTGCTAGCTAATCGGCTCTCTGAAAACCCTGATGATTCGGTGCTTCTCTTGGAGGCTGGACCAAAGGACATGCTCTTCAACAGCAAGCGCTTGTCATGGAAGATCCATATGCCTGCTGCTTTGATCTATAACCTCTGCAATGACAAGTATAACTGGTACTATCATACCACGGCACAGAAGCACATGAATAAACGGGTTATGTACTGGCCCAGAGGGAGGGTATGGGGTGGATCGTCCTCCCTCAATGCCATGGTGTACATCAGAGGACATGCAGAAGACTATAACCGTTGGCACAACGAGGGGGCCACTGGATGGGACTATGAGCATTGCCTTCCCTACTTCAAGAAGGCCCAGGCTCATGAGCTGGGTCCAAACCAGTACCGAGGGGGCAGTGGGCCGTTACACGTGTCACGAGGCAAGACGGATCATCCACTACACCACGCGTTCATAGAGGCGGGCCAGCAGGCTGGATATCCATTCACAGATGACATGAACGGGTTTCAACAGGAAGGGTTCGGCTGGATGGACATCACTGTTCATAAAG GTCAAAGATGGAGCTCAGCTAGTGCCTACCTACGTCCAGCTCTCACACGGCCGAACTTAAAAACTGCCGTGAAAACCCTCACAACAAGAATTCTGTTTGAGGGAACGAAAGCTGTGGGAGTCGAGTACATGCAGAAGGGACAAAAGAAGAAG GTTTATGCCAACAAGGAGGTCATTGTGAGTGGAGGTTCGATCAACTCACCACAGCTTCTCATGCTGTCCGGAATTGGAAATGCAGATGACCTTAAAAACCTGGAAATCCCTGTTGTGTCTCATCTTCCAG GGGTTGGACAGAACCTTCAGGATCATCTGGAGCTGTACGTGCAGCAGCAGTGTACTCAACCCATTACTCTCTACCGGGCTCAGCAACCCTTCCTAATGGTTAAGATTGGCCTGGAGTGGCTTGGGAGATTTACAG GATATGGTGCAACCTCCCATTTAGAGTCTGGAGGATTCATCAAAGGACACCCGGGCGTGACTCATCCTGATATCCAGTTTCACTTCCTCCCATCCCAAGTTATAGATCACGGACGAGTGAATCCGAAAATAGAGGCGTATCAA gTTCATGTTGGGCCAATGAGAAGCGCAAGCAGAGGCTGGCTTAAGCTGAAGAGTGCCAATCCACAAGACCACCCGATTATTGAGCCGAACTACCTGTCAACGG atatTGATGTCTGGGAGTTCAGACAGTGTGTCAAACTTTCGAGGGAAATTTTTGCCCAAAAAGCCTTCGACAAATTCCGTGGCCAAGAAGTTCAGCCAGGCGTCAATGTCCAGACAGACAAGGAAATCGATGCCTTCGTTAGAGAGAAGGCCGACAGTGCCTACCACCCCTCCTGTACCTGCAAAATGGGGCAGCCCTCCGACCCCATGGCTGTGGTGGACCCCGAAGCCAGGGTGATGGGGGTGGAGAACCTACGAGTGGTGGATGCGTCCATCATGCCAAGTGTGGTTAGCGGGAACCTTAACGCACCAACCATCATGATCGCTGAGAAAGCTGCCGACGCCATCAAGGGCCTTCCATCCCTCCATGAGAAGAACGTACCTGTTTACAGAGCTAAAACCCAGCAGTGA
- the LOC121328331 gene encoding interleukin-17 receptor B-like: MNYRHYNAITLFLICLFGWGAVVCNTQVLEQDIICEEYDAYIPPAEWTIKNNFTPSDLQGLKVKLGVRFEQSPTLNISWTISADGKIFLYCENDKVKYHEHCVSKGSLWEPDISSFFTGDEVEVVFTTSKHSQKYDILLFSCKKHLENCEFLNRITAEFQANETRSTKRLKASNKDCEILVIQIVPYFYGCQSDCHRHTKHMDCKTDSPTEPTPKTPDTKESQPLVIAAVLVFAILFVVSSYAMWKSGKTRRCLADSASNNSDSSPATVLIIYSLESRIFQKAVVAFAEFLQLHCQCKVIIDIWQMQNIAEMGQVQWLATQKETADKIVVICSNSAKSKWHSASNLTAEDYTVSPSLEDMYSLTLNMFSSDLKYPAALNKYMVVYFDKISTGKNIPPAFSFCKSYSLMKDIGKICKSMRSTPDHRFSQEINPLLCSKLQCNKESTQHLRSAILELKEWEKTMLV; the protein is encoded by the exons ATGAATTACCGGCACTATAATGCGATAACATTGTTTCTTATTTGCCTGTTTGGATGGGGGGCAGTTGTATGTAACACACAAGTTCTGGAGCAG GATATTATTTGTGAAGAGTATGATG CTTACATCCCTCCAGCAGAATGGACCATAAAGAATAATTTTACCCCTTCAGATCTCCAAGGTCTCAAAGTCAAATTGGGTGTTAGATTTGAACAGTCCCCTACATTAAATATAAGCTGGACCATCAGTGCAGATGGTAAGATTTTTCTTT ATTGCGAGAATGATAAAGTAAAGTATCACGAGCACTGTGTTTCCAAAG GAAGCCTGTGGGAGCCAGACATCAGTTCCTTCTTCACTGGGGATGAAGTGGAGGTGGTCTTTACCACCAGTAAACATTcacaaaaatatgacattttactgttttcttgCAAGAAACATTTAGAAAACTGTGAATTCTTAAATAGGATCACTGCAGAATTTCAG GCCAATGAAACAAGAAGTACTAAAAGACTAAAGGCCAGCAACAAAGACTGTGAAATATTGGTTATACAG ATCGTACCTTATTTTTACGGGTGTCAGAGTGATTGCCATAGACACACCAAACACATGGACTGCAAAAcag acAGTCCCACAGAACCCACACCAAAAACCCCTGACACAAAAG AATCACAGCCCCTCGTCATTGCTGCTGTGTTGGTTTTTGCAATTCTCTTTGTGGTTTCAAGCTATGCAATGTGGAAATCAG GTAAAACCAGGAGATGTTTAGCAGATTCTGCCTCCAATAACAGCGATAGTTCACCAGCTACAGTGCTTATCATTTATTCTCTGGAGAGCAGAATCTTTCAGAAAGCTGTGGTGGCTTTTGCTGAATTCTTGCAATTGCACTGCCAGTGCAAGGTGATTATTGATATATGGCAAATGCAGAATATTGCAGAAATGGGCCAAGTTCAGTGGCTAGCCACACAGAAAGAAACTGCTGATAAGATCGTTGTCATTTGCTCAAACTCAGCCAAGAGCAAATGGCACAGCGCCTCTAATCTTACAGCAGAAGACTACACAGTTTCCCCTTCTCTGGAGGACATGTATAGTCTGACTCTTAACATGTTTAGCAGTGATTTGAAGTACCCAGCAGCTCTGAACAAATACATGGTTGTATACTTTGACAAAATCTCCACTGGGAAAAACATCCCTCCCGCTTTCAGTTTTTGCAAATCATATTCCCTTATGAAGGACATTGGGAAAATCTGTAAAAGTATGCGCAGCACACCTGATCACAGATTCAGCCAAGAGATAAACCCACTGTTATGCTCAAAGTTACAATGCAATAAGGAAAGTACACAGCACCTGAGAAGCGCAATACTGGAATTAAAAGAATGGGAGAAGACCATGCTGGTTTAA